The window CGCGATTTGTTCCAATCCAAAGCGCGATGAAAATGTGATCTGCGTTGTGGAAGATATTCGTGATGTGATCGCGATTGAGAACACCAACCAGTTCAGTGGCAAATACCATGTACTCGGCGGAATCATCTCACCGATGGATGGAATTGGTCCGGGCGATCTTGCTATTGATTCTCTGATCAGCCGGTTGCGGGAACATCCTGTCAAAGAACTCATCATGGCCATGAGCGCCACCATGGAAGGTGACACTACCGCGTTTTTTATATTCAAGAAAATAGCTTCCTTGCAGCTTCAGGATATCCGGTTTTCTACCATCGCCCGCGGAGTTTCTATCGGTGATGAATTGGAATATGCCGATGAGGTTACATTGGGACGCTCCATATTGAACCGGGTTCCTTATGAAAATTCTATTTCGCGATGAGCACAGGAGACGGTTATCACTTGATTTGTATTTGTTCATCATTCACTAACTTCCACCCTATTTTCTGATCTGCTTGTGAAGCTATCCGTCGTCATTGTCAATTATAATGTCAAGTATTTCCTTGAACAATGTCTTCACTCGGTGATGAAAGCCGCTGCAGGCATTGAGACGGAAGTTTGGGTAGTCGACAATAATTCTGTTGATGGTTCGGTGGAAATGGTGAAGGAAAAATTTCCTTCCGTGAAGGTGGTCGCGAATACCGATAACAAAGGTTTTTCCAAAGCAAATAACCAGGCGATTCGTCTTTCTACCGCTGAATATGTTTTGCTGCTCAATCCCGATACCGTTGTGGAAGAAGATACTTTCCGCAAGATGCTCGGATTTATGGATACACATCAGGACGCAGGTGGACTTGGTGTAAAAATGATTGATGGTACCGGTCGCTTTTTGCCGGAATCAAAAAGAGGTTTGCCTACTCCGCTTGTCGCTTTTTATAAAATCTTTGGTTTGTCGGCGCTGTTTCCGAAATCAAAAACGTTTGGAAAATATCATCTCGGTTATTTGCAGGAGAATGATATCAACGCTGTTGATGTTTTGGCCGGAGCTTTTATGCTGATCCGGAAAACAGTTCTTGATAAGATCGGTTTGCTCGACGAAGATTTCTTTATGTATGGAGAGGACATCGATCTCAGTTACAGAATTACAAAAGCCGGGTATAAAAATTATTATTTCCCGGATACAAGGATCATTCATTACAAAGGAGAAAGCACCAAAAAAAGCAGTGTGAATTATGTCTTCGTGTTTTACAACGCGATGATCATTTTCGCGAAAAAACATTTTAGCAAATCGAATGCTTCCCTGTTTACGTTCTTTATTCGTCTCGCGATTTACCTGAGAGCAGGCGCTGCCATTCTGATTCGTTTTATCAAAAGACTTTTTCTCCCTATCCTTGATTTCATTCTGTTATTTACAGGAATGTTTTTCCTCAAAGAATATTGGGGACACAACATGCTGGTGAACTATCCTGTTGAGTTCATGAGTATCGCCGTGCCTTCCTATGCTTTCCTGTGGATTGTTTCTGTTTTCTTCAGTGGCGGTTATGATATTCCCATTCGTTTATCAAAAGTGATTCGCGGGATTTTTACAGGCACATTACTCATTCTTGTTATCTATGCGCTCCTGCCGGAGGAATATCGTTTTTCCCGTGCATTGATTCTTCTCGGTTCGGTATGGGCTAGTATCTCAATGACAGCAATACGTTTGTTGCTAAACGCGATTTCTTCGAAAAATGTGGTGATGGAAAACAACACCCGCAAGAGGTTGCTCATTGTTGGTGAAGAAGAAGAAGGTATTCGTGTGCTTTCATTGCTCAAACTTTCGGACACTTCACATAATTTTATCGGGTTTGTAAAACCGGGAGGGAATGGTTCATCCGGACAATCTACCGGTACTAAACAACATACCGAATACCACAACTATTACCTGGGCGAAGATTCCAAACTGGCCGAGATCATAGAAGTTTATTCTATCGAAGAAGTTATCTTCTGTGGAAAAGATGTTGCTTCCAACCAGATTATCAATTGCATGTCAACCGAACAGGTACGTGATGTGGAATACAAAATAGCGCCTCCGGAAAGTATGTTCATTATCGGTTCGAGTTCGGTGGATAATCCCGGTGAACTTTATGTCATCGACATCAACAGCATCAGTAAAACTATCAACAAAAGAAACAAACGATTCATGGATATCGTGCTTTGCTTCTTTTTGCTGATTGGCTCTCCACTTTTCATTTTGTTTCAACGTCATCCGGCCGGATTTTTCCGGAATATTTTTGCTGTATTGACCGGCAAAAAATCATGGGTCGGCTATTTTGCAATGGAAGGAAGTCAGAATACACTGCCCCGAATCCGTCCGGGAGTTCTCAACCCGATCGACGGTTTACAACAACATTCTCTTGACGGTCCGACCATTTCCCGCTTAAACACCTTGTATGCAAAAGATTACAGAGCTTACGCGGATCTCCGGATTGTGTGGAAAGGGTGGAGAAATTTGGGAAGATCTCAGGTTCCGAATGCTCATTAATTTATAAATTTGTACATGCAGAAGGGGTTTCTCTTCTGATCCATTAATAAACACCTCTGAAATAATAATACATGGTCCAGCTGATCATGCCCAAGATGGGCGAAAGTGTCGCAGAAGCAACTATTCTCAAATGGTTAAAAAAGGAAGGTGACCGGATTGAAGCCGATGAACCTGTTCTTGAAATCGCGACGGATAAAGTAGATTCTGAAGTTCCTTCTCCTGCTGCAGGGATCTTGTCGAAACGTTTGTTTGAAGAAGGTCAGGTTGTAAAAGTTGGAGAAATAATCGCGATGATCAGCGCGGAAGGTGAAACTGCCGCGACACAGGCTCCGGCAAGTCCTGCGCCGGTTGCAAGCTCTGCTCCTGCTCCTGCTCCCGTTCCTGTTGCTTCCAATGGAAAACCTGCTGCAACTCCTGCAACACATGCTTCCGAACCTCTGGCTAAATCTTCTTCCTCAGGTCGCTTCTATTCTCCACTCGTTCGCAATATTGCCAAACAGGAAGGTGTTTCCATGGCTGAACTGGAAACAATCTCCGGTTCCGGAATGAACAACCGTGTAACGAAAACAGACATCCTGCATCATCTTGAACAACGCGGACAAGGTGGTTCTGTGGTGGCTGCTCCTTCTAAACCTGCCTCTGCTCCTGCTCCGATTGCAACGCCTGCTGCAAGTACAGCTCCGGCCGTTTCTGTTGGCGGAAGTTTTGAAATCATCGAAATGGATCGCATGCGTAAATTGATCGCGGATCACATGGTGATGTCAAAACAAACATCTCCTCACGTGACTTCTTATGTTGAAGCGGATGTAACCAATATCGTGAAATGGAGAGATCGTGTGAAATCAGAATTTGAAAAACGCGAGAAAGAAAAAATCACCTACACTCCTATTTTTATCGAAGCTGTTTGCAAAGCCATCAAGGATTTTCCCATGGTGAATATTTCACTGGACGGAACAAGAATTATTAAAAAGAACTTTATCAATATCGGTATGGCTGCCGCATTACCGAGCGGGAACCTTATTGTACCGGTGATTAAAAATGCTGACCATCTCAACCTTGTGGGGTTGACCAAAGCCGTAAATGACCTTGCGAACCGTGCGCGCGGGAACAAACTGAAACCTGATGAAATCCAGGATGGAACTTTCACCATCACCAATGTCGGTACTTTCGGCAATGTCATGGGAACGCCAATCATCAACCAGCCTCAGGTAGCTATTCTGGCTGTCGGCGCGATTCGTAAAAAGCCGGCTGTAATCGAAACACCGGAAGGCGATACGATCGGAATTCGTCACATGATGTTCTTGTCACTCTCTTATGACCACAGAGTTGTTGACGGATCACTTGGCGGCAGCTTCCTTCGCCGCATAGCGGATTATCTTGAAAAATTTGACATTAGTCGCGGTTTCTGATTCTATCCTACCGTGGTTTATTTTACACCCATCAATCACAAGATTCAACGAATGACCAGATTTCTCCACGCGAAAATTCTCGCGGTACCGGTCCTTATGGCATTGTTATGCCCTTCACTTTCATATGGACAAAAAGCGAAAGCCGGACATGTACTCACCACCGATGAAGCGAAAATTGTAAAAAAGGATGCTGCTACTTTGTTTGTTTCGACAGACTATAAAGGAGCATTGCCGGCATACAAGGATCTTGTAAAAGCGGATCCCGGCAATCCGGATTACAATTATCGTCTCGGAGTTTGTTATCTGATGACAAATGTTGACAAGAAGGCTGCGCTTGCATGTCTTGAAAAAGGCAAGACTTCAAAAGATGCCAAAAAGGATCTGGCATTTTATATGGGAATGGCCAATATGTACAATCTCAATTGGGACGCGGCAATAGAATCATTTCAAAGTTACAAGCAAAGCAGCGCGAATAAACCCATGAAGGATTTTCTTCCTACTGATCGCCTGATTGAAATGTGTAACAATGGAAAACAACTTTGCGCGACAAAGGTGAATGTGACATTTACGAATATGGGGAAAGGCATCAATACTCCCTATGAAGAATACAATCCCTTTATTTCCGCGGATAACAAGGTGCTTATTTTTACTTCCAGGAGAAAAGGAAATATCGGCGGGTTCATTGAAGACCTTGGAATTTATACTTCCGATTTGTACTGGTGCGTATGGAAAGATACCATCTGGAGCAAACCCAAAGGACTTGGCGGTATTGTGAACAGCGAATGGGATGAGGAATCAGTCGGACTGAGCGCTCTCGGGGATCAGTTGTTTATTTATTTTGACAATGTCGAAGCTTTTGCTGATTTGGGAATCGCTTCTATCAAAGGAAAAACCTGGCAAAAGCCGGTGATGATGCCGGAGCTTATCAATTCCAAACAATACGAAGGCGGAGCCTGCACTTCTCTTGACGGTAGCGTCATCATCTTCTCCAGCAACCGCAAAGACGCGCTTGGCGGAAATGATCTGTGGATGGTTCAGAAAGAAAAAAGCGGCGAATGGGGACCGGTAACCAATCTCGGCTCTGTGATCAATACAAAGTACGATGAGGAATCACCATATCTGACGATGGACGGCAACACCCTTTATTTTAGTTCTAAAGGACACAACAGTATGGGAGGATATGATTTGTTCAAATCCAAAAAAGATCCGGCTACAGGCAAATGGACAGCTCCTGTGAATCTTGGCTACCCAATCAATGATCCGGATGATAACTCTTTCTTTTCAATTACAGGCGACGGAAGATATGCTTACATCTCTGCGCTGATGAAAGATGGTTATGGTGATCGGGATATTTACAGGATGGAATACAACGATACTACCGATCATCCTTTCCGCTCTGTCATTACAGGTACAGTCAGTTCTTCCACAGGAGGCAGAATTGAACTGACAAAAGTTACTCTGACAAATAAAGCGGATCAGTCTGCTCTTGTTTACAAACCAAATACTGCTACCAACGCTTTTATATTGAATGCCGCGCCGGGAGAATATACCCTGAGTGTGGAAGGTTATAATTTTGCTCCTTACAATGAAGACATTACAGTCGGAACTGAATTTCCACCCGTGGAGATCAACAAGAAGATTGCTGTGACTTCCACAAAATAGAAACGAATGCAATTACAGCTGAAAAAACCGATTGTTTTTCTTGATCTCGAAACAACCGGTGTGAATGTCGGGGCCGACAGAATTGTCGAAATCGCTTTGTTGAAAATCTTTCCGAACGGAAACAAGGATTCGAAAACAATGCGCATCAATCCGACAATTCCAATTCCGGAGGAAGCTTCGAAAGTGCACGGTATTTATGACAAAGACATCCAGGATTGTCCAACATTCAATGATGTGGCCAGAGATATCAATGCTTTCCTTGGTGGTTCTGATCTGGGTGGATACAATTCAAACAAATTCGATATTCCGCTCCTGATTGAAGAATTTACGAGGGCCGGTATACATTTCGATCTGAATGAAAGAAAACTGGTTGATGTGCAGAATATTTTCCACAAAATGGAACAACGTACACTTGCAGCCGCCTATAAATTCTATTGCAATAAAGATTTAATGAACGCGCATAGCGCGGAAGCGGATACCACCGCGACGTATGAAGTCTTGCTTTCCCAGTTGGACAAGTACGAGACCCTGAAAAACGATGTCGATTTCCTGGCTCAATTCAGTTCTATAACAAGGAATGTAGATCTCGCTGGAAGAATTGTATTTAATGAGAAAGGTGAAGAAGTTTTCAATTTCGGAAAATACAAGGGTCGTCTCGTGAAAGAGGTTTTTAAAACAGAACCTTCCTATTACGACTGGATGATGAAAGGTGATTTCGCTACCAATACCAAAAATGTCATTACACAATTGCGTTTGAAGGAGTTCAATAAATAAAAGAGAACATTAGTATTCATGAAAATCATCTGTATCGGAAGAAATTATGTGGAGCATGCTCTTGAGCTGAAGAATGAAGTTCCTACGGAGCCGGTGTTTTTCATGAAACCGGACACCGCTGTTCTTCCACCCGACCGTGCATTTTATCTTCCTGATTTTTCCAGTGACATCCATCACGAAATCGAACTGGTTTTAAAAATTTGCAAAGAAGGAAAAAACATCACTCCGGAATTTGCATCACGGTATTACGATCAGATTACCGTAGGTATTGATTTTACGGCAAGGGATATCCAGCAAAAGCAAAAAGAAAAGGGCTTACCCTGGGAACCTGCGAAAGCTTTTGATCATTCTGCTCCGGTGGGGACATTTATTCCGTTCTCATCATTGAAGAATCCAAAAAGTATTTCCTTCCATCTGGATATTAATGGCAAAACGGTTCAAAGCGCCACAAGTGATCTGATGATCCATTCTTTTGACCAGATGATCAGTTATGTCTCGCGTTTTGTAACACTCAGAAAAGGCGATCTCATTTTTTCCGGCACTCCTAAAGGTGTTGGTGCCGTTAAGCCTGGAGATAAACTGTCGTGTTTCCTGGAGGAGCAATTGTTGCTGACGGTGGATATTAAATAAAAATTATCCGAGTTTTTTTTCGCGCAAAGGGCGCAAAGTTAAAACGCAAAGTTCGCAGAGGGATTTATTGCAAAAAAAAGAGCCTGCGGGTGGCAGGCTCTTTTTGGATGGGAGAAGGTTTTATTTCTTTTCTGGATCAGCTCCGGTAGAGGATGTGCTGTCGGTATTGGTTGCACCAACATCCATCGTATTTCCACCCTCAGCGCCGTTTAAGGATTCCTTGGTCATGTTTACTTTCCATTTGCCTTCAACACGCATCATATTCAGCGGAATCTCCCCTTCTTTTCCTTCTTCTTTATACATCACCACGGCATTATCGCCTTCAATTTTTTCAGAGACAATTTCAAATTTAAGTTCCTGAGTCTTCGCAGAATCCTGAACCATTTTTGAAAAACCGGCCATCATGTCCATCAGTTTACCGGTATCTTCCGTTCCATATTTCTTTGCAGCCTGAAAGTCATAACTGTAAAACGCTTTCAGGAAAGAATCCGCGACAGCTTTGGGAGAATCCCCTTTCCCGCAGGAAATGATGAACAACATCAGACTGGCAGCAAAGAGATACTTGATTTTAGATTTCATTGGTCGGTTTATTTATTGGTTTGAATAGTTGTAAGCATAAATTTCGCGGCAGTGCGGACTCAGGTAAATATTATCACAGGAAACATACGTCCTTCCGGAGAACCTGGTCAAAGGTAAAAAATTATTATCCCGGCTGGCGCTGGTCAGCAGCTTATAGACCAGTTCCGTACAGTACATTTTGCCATCCGATTTTAAATCGAAATCGGTGTCAAATTCGAGACCTTCACGGTAATGACGAAGCAAATCATTTTCAAGCTGAACCACTTGTTCCTTCTGCAGATCCGTTCTGTATATAGCAAAAGAATGGTTCTGATCCGGTCTGCAAAAGTTGGCCAGACTCTCCTTCTTCATTTTGTTGGTTTTGTTTTCTTCTCCACCAATACAGTGATAAACAAACACATTTCCATTTTCAACGACAATAATTCCCGCATGCGAGTAACGCTGGTCTTTTCGTGATAACTGCTGAAAAGCATTGCTGATAAAACCACGGCCATGACGAAAAATCAGGTCGCCGGTTTTCAGGAGATGCTGATCTGGGGAAGCTTTGAGCCAGGAATTTTTTATCTGGAAAGGTTGCATCCTTGCTGTTACCGGCTCAATCATGCCCGAGCCTGAAATAAAAATCAGCAGCATGGTACCGCAAACAAGAATCAACAACAAAGCATCGGAAAATTTCTTCATCCTTACATGCGTTCAGGCACTGTGATACCAAGCAAATTCATGGATTGACGAATCACTGCCGATGTAAGTTCGCTCAAGGCCAGACGGAAAGCGGAAACATCAGTATTTGCCTCGTCAACAATTACGTGATCGTGGTAAAAATGGTTATAGGCTTTCGCTAAATCATAAGCATAATTCGCCATCAGGGCCGGACTGAAATTTTGTCCGGCTTCACGTACCATTTGAGGATAAGCATAAATCAGACTGATCAGATGTTTCTCCTCTTTCGAGAATTTTCTTTGTCCGCCTGCTTTCTCCGCGATCTGCATTTTATCGCCTTTCTTCAATACCGAACGAATCCGTGCATACGTATACTGGATGAATGGACCTGTATTTCCATTGAGATCAATACTCTCGGCCGGATTGAACAACATCCGCTTTTTCGGATCCACTTTCAGAATGAAATATTTAATGGCTCCCATTCCCAGTGAATGGTACAATTCCTTTGCTTCAGCGGAATCGAAATCGTCGAGTTTGCCCATGGCTTTTGTCGCCATTTCCGCTTCTTCCACAACATCTTTGATGAGATCATCCGCGTCCACAACGGTACCTTCCCTGGATTTCATTTTACCGGAAGGAAGATCCACCATTCCATACGACAAATGGTACAAACCATCCGCCCAGGGACGCTGTAGCTTCCTGAAAATTCCACGCAGGACTTTAAAGTGATAATCCTGTTCGTTGCCGACAACATAAATCAATTGCTCCAGTCCGGGATATTCGTCAAAACGTAACTGCGCAGTGCCGATGTCCTGTGTAATGTATACCGAGGTTCCATCCGCACGCAACAAAACTTTTTGGTCCAGACCTTCATCGGTCAGATCAACCCAAACGGATTGATCATCTTTTCTGAAAAATGAATTGGCAGCCAAACCGGCTTCCACCATTTTTTTACCCAAAAGATAGGTTTGTGATTCGTAATAGATTTTATCAAAATCTACTCCCAGCTTTTTATACGTCTGCGCGAAGCCTTCGTAAACCCAGCCATTCATCTTTTCCCACAATGCTCTTGTTTCAGCATCGCCGGCTTCCCATTTGCGAAGCATTTCCTGAATCTCGGTAGCCAGCGGAGCTTTTTTCTCGGCTTCTTCCGCGGAAATACCACGCTCGGTGAGTTCTTCTATCTGGGCTTTGTATTTTTTATCGTAAATGACATAGTATTTACCGACAAGATGATCTCCTTTCATCCCTGTGGATGCAGGAGTTTCTCCTTGTCCCCATTTCTGCCAGGCAAGCATGGATTTACAAATGTGAATCCCGCGGTCATTGACCAGGTTAACTTTCACAACCTGATGACCATTGGCTTTCAAAATTTCCGCGACAGAATAACCCAGAAGGTTGTTACGGATATGTCCGAGATGCAGAGGTTTGTTGGTATTTGGTGAAGAATATTCCACCATGAGCAAACGCGGTTTCAAAGGCGAACCGCTGTTTCTTTTCGGATCAAATAATAACTGATGATCTGCTTTTACCGTATTGAAAAATTCGTTCCAGAAATTTTCGGAAACAACCAGATTCAAAAAGCCTTTTACAACATTGAAAGATGCCAGTAATGAGGAATTGGAAAGCAGATGATTCCCGATTTGTGTCGCGGTTTCCTCCGGAGATTTGCCCGATTTTTTTGTGAATGGAAAAACGACAAGCGT of the Bacteroidota bacterium genome contains:
- a CDS encoding PD40 domain-containing protein, with amino-acid sequence MTRFLHAKILAVPVLMALLCPSLSYGQKAKAGHVLTTDEAKIVKKDAATLFVSTDYKGALPAYKDLVKADPGNPDYNYRLGVCYLMTNVDKKAALACLEKGKTSKDAKKDLAFYMGMANMYNLNWDAAIESFQSYKQSSANKPMKDFLPTDRLIEMCNNGKQLCATKVNVTFTNMGKGINTPYEEYNPFISADNKVLIFTSRRKGNIGGFIEDLGIYTSDLYWCVWKDTIWSKPKGLGGIVNSEWDEESVGLSALGDQLFIYFDNVEAFADLGIASIKGKTWQKPVMMPELINSKQYEGGACTSLDGSVIIFSSNRKDALGGNDLWMVQKEKSGEWGPVTNLGSVINTKYDEESPYLTMDGNTLYFSSKGHNSMGGYDLFKSKKDPATGKWTAPVNLGYPINDPDDNSFFSITGDGRYAYISALMKDGYGDRDIYRMEYNDTTDHPFRSVITGTVSSSTGGRIELTKVTLTNKADQSALVYKPNTATNAFILNAAPGEYTLSVEGYNFAPYNEDITVGTEFPPVEINKKIAVTSTK
- a CDS encoding glycosyltransferase; this encodes MKLSVVIVNYNVKYFLEQCLHSVMKAAAGIETEVWVVDNNSVDGSVEMVKEKFPSVKVVANTDNKGFSKANNQAIRLSTAEYVLLLNPDTVVEEDTFRKMLGFMDTHQDAGGLGVKMIDGTGRFLPESKRGLPTPLVAFYKIFGLSALFPKSKTFGKYHLGYLQENDINAVDVLAGAFMLIRKTVLDKIGLLDEDFFMYGEDIDLSYRITKAGYKNYYFPDTRIIHYKGESTKKSSVNYVFVFYNAMIIFAKKHFSKSNASLFTFFIRLAIYLRAGAAILIRFIKRLFLPILDFILLFTGMFFLKEYWGHNMLVNYPVEFMSIAVPSYAFLWIVSVFFSGGYDIPIRLSKVIRGIFTGTLLILVIYALLPEEYRFSRALILLGSVWASISMTAIRLLLNAISSKNVVMENNTRKRLLIVGEEEEGIRVLSLLKLSDTSHNFIGFVKPGGNGSSGQSTGTKQHTEYHNYYLGEDSKLAEIIEVYSIEEVIFCGKDVASNQIINCMSTEQVRDVEYKIAPPESMFIIGSSSVDNPGELYVIDINSISKTINKRNKRFMDIVLCFFLLIGSPLFILFQRHPAGFFRNIFAVLTGKKSWVGYFAMEGSQNTLPRIRPGVLNPIDGLQQHSLDGPTISRLNTLYAKDYRAYADLRIVWKGWRNLGRSQVPNAH
- the recR gene encoding recombination protein RecR yields the protein MSTFSSRILEETVAEFSRLPGIGKRSALRLVLHLLKTSADEPERLGNALIRLRKEIRYCAICHNITESETCAICSNPKRDENVICVVEDIRDVIAIENTNQFSGKYHVLGGIISPMDGIGPGDLAIDSLISRLREHPVKELIMAMSATMEGDTTAFFIFKKIASLQLQDIRFSTIARGVSIGDELEYADEVTLGRSILNRVPYENSISR
- a CDS encoding 3'-5' exonuclease, whose amino-acid sequence is MQLQLKKPIVFLDLETTGVNVGADRIVEIALLKIFPNGNKDSKTMRINPTIPIPEEASKVHGIYDKDIQDCPTFNDVARDINAFLGGSDLGGYNSNKFDIPLLIEEFTRAGIHFDLNERKLVDVQNIFHKMEQRTLAAAYKFYCNKDLMNAHSAEADTTATYEVLLSQLDKYETLKNDVDFLAQFSSITRNVDLAGRIVFNEKGEEVFNFGKYKGRLVKEVFKTEPSYYDWMMKGDFATNTKNVITQLRLKEFNK
- a CDS encoding fumarylacetoacetate hydrolase family protein, coding for MKIICIGRNYVEHALELKNEVPTEPVFFMKPDTAVLPPDRAFYLPDFSSDIHHEIELVLKICKEGKNITPEFASRYYDQITVGIDFTARDIQQKQKEKGLPWEPAKAFDHSAPVGTFIPFSSLKNPKSISFHLDINGKTVQSATSDLMIHSFDQMISYVSRFVTLRKGDLIFSGTPKGVGAVKPGDKLSCFLEEQLLLTVDIK
- a CDS encoding DUF4878 domain-containing protein, which encodes MKSKIKYLFAASLMLFIISCGKGDSPKAVADSFLKAFYSYDFQAAKKYGTEDTGKLMDMMAGFSKMVQDSAKTQELKFEIVSEKIEGDNAVVMYKEEGKEGEIPLNMMRVEGKWKVNMTKESLNGAEGGNTMDVGATNTDSTSSTGADPEKK
- a CDS encoding 2-oxo acid dehydrogenase subunit E2; this translates as MVQLIMPKMGESVAEATILKWLKKEGDRIEADEPVLEIATDKVDSEVPSPAAGILSKRLFEEGQVVKVGEIIAMISAEGETAATQAPASPAPVASSAPAPAPVPVASNGKPAATPATHASEPLAKSSSSGRFYSPLVRNIAKQEGVSMAELETISGSGMNNRVTKTDILHHLEQRGQGGSVVAAPSKPASAPAPIATPAASTAPAVSVGGSFEIIEMDRMRKLIADHMVMSKQTSPHVTSYVEADVTNIVKWRDRVKSEFEKREKEKITYTPIFIEAVCKAIKDFPMVNISLDGTRIIKKNFINIGMAAALPSGNLIVPVIKNADHLNLVGLTKAVNDLANRARGNKLKPDEIQDGTFTITNVGTFGNVMGTPIINQPQVAILAVGAIRKKPAVIETPEGDTIGIRHMMFLSLSYDHRVVDGSLGGSFLRRIADYLEKFDISRGF
- a CDS encoding arginine--tRNA ligase — encoded protein: MGLWFEKELKQSIVLALKDLYGISETEENILLQDTKKEFEGDKTLVVFPFTKKSGKSPEETATQIGNHLLSNSSLLASFNVVKGFLNLVVSENFWNEFFNTVKADHQLLFDPKRNSGSPLKPRLLMVEYSSPNTNKPLHLGHIRNNLLGYSVAEILKANGHQVVKVNLVNDRGIHICKSMLAWQKWGQGETPASTGMKGDHLVGKYYVIYDKKYKAQIEELTERGISAEEAEKKAPLATEIQEMLRKWEAGDAETRALWEKMNGWVYEGFAQTYKKLGVDFDKIYYESQTYLLGKKMVEAGLAANSFFRKDDQSVWVDLTDEGLDQKVLLRADGTSVYITQDIGTAQLRFDEYPGLEQLIYVVGNEQDYHFKVLRGIFRKLQRPWADGLYHLSYGMVDLPSGKMKSREGTVVDADDLIKDVVEEAEMATKAMGKLDDFDSAEAKELYHSLGMGAIKYFILKVDPKKRMLFNPAESIDLNGNTGPFIQYTYARIRSVLKKGDKMQIAEKAGGQRKFSKEEKHLISLIYAYPQMVREAGQNFSPALMANYAYDLAKAYNHFYHDHVIVDEANTDVSAFRLALSELTSAVIRQSMNLLGITVPERM